One stretch of Siphonobacter curvatus DNA includes these proteins:
- a CDS encoding LysE family translocator, which yields MKILWIFTVTFIIGCLGSIYPGPVKLSIVQVVMQKNLRVGIWAAVGASLPEILGSALAIYSFRWLQQVPDVLIWFQWSVIPILLIIGFLTLQKKSTPDVEQQESASPANRSAFTKAMVLNLCNPQLVPFWLVTTVWFNSKPGLSLDSFGHELFFIIGATGGSFAMNYLYAKLTSVNRERILDKIQPQTIRLLTGWGFILLGVWQAVQAFA from the coding sequence ATGAAAATTTTATGGATTTTTACAGTAACCTTTATCATCGGTTGTCTGGGTTCGATTTACCCAGGCCCGGTCAAGCTTAGTATTGTGCAGGTAGTCATGCAAAAAAACCTGCGGGTAGGCATATGGGCTGCCGTAGGAGCATCTTTACCTGAGATACTGGGCAGTGCACTGGCCATTTACAGCTTTCGCTGGTTGCAGCAGGTACCCGATGTACTGATCTGGTTTCAATGGTCGGTTATTCCCATACTGCTGATCATCGGATTTCTGACCTTGCAAAAGAAGTCAACTCCTGACGTAGAGCAGCAGGAAAGTGCATCGCCCGCCAATCGATCGGCTTTTACGAAAGCCATGGTGTTGAACTTGTGCAATCCGCAGTTGGTACCCTTTTGGCTGGTCACTACGGTATGGTTCAATAGCAAGCCGGGCTTATCGCTGGACTCGTTTGGACACGAGCTGTTTTTCATTATCGGAGCTACGGGAGGTTCATTTGCGATGAACTACCTGTATGCCAAACTAACTTCGGTAAATCGAGAGCGAATTCTGGATAAAATTCAGCCCCAAACCATCCGGTTACTGACGGGTTGGGGCTTCATCTTATTGGGCGTATGGCAGGCCGTACAGGCGTTCGCTTAA
- the kduI gene encoding 5-dehydro-4-deoxy-D-glucuronate isomerase, with translation MQTRYAHHPDDVRHYDTDRLREQFLVENVIADDQIQFTYSHYDRFIVGGVKPVSQEISLPTYDELRANYFLERRELGIINVGGPGIVSANEERYELSKYEALYLGKGTMNVTFASADPAQPAVFYLASTPAHRICPNAKLTKEGASPVNAGSKETANERTIYKYIHAEGLESCQLVMGLTILSTGSIWNTIPAHVHDRRMEAYFYFDVPENQRVFHFMGEPQQTRHLLVNNYQAILSPPWSIHSGAGTSNYSFIWAMAGENYTYTDMDLVDLKNLK, from the coding sequence ATGCAGACTCGCTATGCACACCACCCTGATGACGTTCGGCATTATGATACCGACCGTTTGCGGGAACAATTCCTGGTAGAGAACGTCATTGCCGACGATCAAATCCAGTTTACGTATTCGCACTATGACCGTTTTATTGTGGGAGGCGTGAAACCCGTTAGTCAGGAAATTTCACTACCTACCTACGACGAATTACGTGCCAACTACTTCCTCGAACGCCGCGAACTGGGTATCATCAACGTTGGTGGCCCGGGCATCGTTTCGGCCAACGAAGAACGCTACGAGCTTAGCAAATACGAAGCGTTGTACCTGGGTAAAGGCACAATGAATGTAACCTTTGCCAGTGCTGATCCGGCTCAGCCTGCGGTATTTTACCTGGCTTCAACACCCGCTCACCGGATTTGCCCCAATGCCAAACTGACGAAAGAAGGAGCTTCGCCCGTCAACGCTGGTTCGAAAGAAACGGCCAATGAACGGACGATTTACAAATACATTCACGCGGAAGGTCTGGAGTCCTGCCAGCTGGTTATGGGCCTTACGATTCTTAGTACAGGTAGCATCTGGAATACCATTCCGGCTCACGTACACGATCGTCGGATGGAAGCGTATTTCTATTTTGACGTTCCCGAAAATCAGCGGGTTTTCCACTTTATGGGGGAACCCCAACAGACCCGGCACTTGCTGGTGAACAACTATCAGGCGATCTTATCGCCGCCGTGGTCCATTCACTCGGGAGCGGGTACGTCGAACTATTCTTTCATCTGGGCAATGGCCGGAGAAAACTATACGTACACCGATATGGATCTGGTGGATTTGAAGAATCTGAAGTAA
- a CDS encoding LysE family translocator: MGSVHPGPVNLSVIQAVLRKNFYAALWIGLGGAVVEIPYGYLALQGVQFVERYPSWLKSLQLLVIPVLFLLGIAALLRKPNTQQELPQSGTPRWAFAKGLFLSFLNGQLPLYWFAILLNYQAYYWLKVQSGWHELGFVMGASLGAFALQFSYAKLALRYENQLLKHIKIEWMERIIGLLFIAVGLWQTFLYWWN; this comes from the coding sequence TTGGGATCGGTCCATCCAGGGCCGGTAAACCTATCGGTTATACAAGCCGTATTGAGGAAAAATTTCTACGCTGCTTTGTGGATAGGTTTGGGTGGAGCAGTGGTTGAAATTCCGTACGGGTACTTGGCTTTGCAGGGCGTGCAATTTGTTGAGCGTTACCCCAGTTGGCTTAAATCACTTCAATTACTGGTCATTCCAGTTTTGTTTCTTCTAGGCATCGCTGCGTTACTACGAAAACCCAATACTCAGCAAGAGCTTCCCCAATCTGGTACACCCCGCTGGGCCTTTGCCAAGGGCTTATTTCTGTCTTTTTTGAATGGACAACTGCCTTTGTACTGGTTTGCCATTCTACTCAACTACCAGGCTTACTACTGGCTCAAAGTACAATCCGGCTGGCATGAGTTAGGCTTTGTCATGGGAGCCAGTTTAGGGGCTTTCGCCTTGCAATTCAGTTACGCAAAATTGGCCTTACGCTACGAAAACCAACTGCTCAAACACATTAAGATTGAGTGGATGGAACGAATCATCGGTCTACTGTTTATTGCCGTAGGCCTTTGGCAGACTTTCCTATACTGGTGGAATTAA
- a CDS encoding ABC transporter ATP-binding protein has translation MKSLAYLNKYLWKYKGTLFLGTLFTIISNLFGIIPAQIVRHSLDLVKETLDLYFLFDGTKVQANIYQDFSYNILIYGLLILAMALLKGVFLFLVRQTLIVMSRLIEYDLKNEIYNHYQTLPLSFYRRHNTGDLMARISEDVSKVRMYVGPSIMYGLNLITLFIMVISYMVSVSPHLTFYVLLPLPILSISIFFVSSVMNKRSEEIQRNLSQLSTNAQEAFSGIRVLKAYVQETFSTRQFEKQSESYRNKSLSLTKVDSMFTPLIFVLVGLSNILCVYVGGQEVIAGRLTPGNIAEFLIYVNMLTWPVTALGWTTSQIQRAAASQERINEFLNQKTDLISTENLEKEIAGDVEFKHVTFIYPDSGIVALKNFNLRIKAGETVAILGGTGSGKSTLASLLTRMYDASSGDILIDQTPIQSYQIPALRRQMGYVPQDVFLFSDTISNNVRFGLPDLSQEKVVQAVRDADLYANIVDFPEGFDTKIGERGITLSGGQKQRLSIARAVAREPKILILDDCLSAVDTQTEATILNNLKGIMANRTSVIISHRVSSAKLADQIVLLDDGAIVEQGTHEELMKRNGAYRELYEKQLQGEEA, from the coding sequence TTGAAATCCCTCGCTTATCTCAATAAATACCTCTGGAAGTACAAGGGTACCCTGTTTTTGGGGACATTGTTTACCATTATTTCCAACCTTTTTGGGATTATTCCCGCCCAGATTGTCCGGCATTCGCTGGACCTGGTAAAGGAAACACTGGATTTGTACTTCCTCTTCGATGGCACCAAGGTACAGGCCAATATCTACCAGGATTTCTCGTATAACATTCTCATTTACGGTCTGCTCATTCTGGCGATGGCCTTACTGAAAGGAGTATTCCTTTTTCTGGTTCGGCAAACGCTCATTGTTATGTCCCGCCTGATTGAGTATGATCTGAAGAATGAGATTTATAATCACTACCAAACCCTCCCCCTGAGTTTTTACCGTCGGCACAACACGGGTGATCTGATGGCCCGTATCTCCGAGGACGTCTCAAAAGTACGGATGTACGTAGGCCCCAGTATTATGTACGGACTCAACCTGATTACGCTGTTCATCATGGTAATCAGCTACATGGTATCCGTTAGTCCGCACCTAACTTTTTATGTGCTGTTGCCCTTACCAATACTTTCGATCAGTATCTTCTTCGTGTCGAGCGTTATGAACAAACGTTCGGAAGAAATTCAGCGGAATCTGTCTCAGCTTTCCACCAATGCCCAGGAAGCCTTTTCCGGCATCCGGGTACTGAAAGCGTATGTACAGGAAACGTTCTCCACCCGGCAGTTTGAAAAGCAATCCGAAAGCTACCGTAATAAATCCCTGAGTCTGACAAAAGTAGACTCCATGTTTACCCCACTGATTTTTGTTTTGGTGGGCTTATCGAACATTCTTTGCGTATACGTGGGGGGGCAGGAAGTGATTGCGGGCCGATTGACGCCTGGTAACATTGCCGAGTTTCTGATTTACGTGAACATGCTGACCTGGCCCGTAACGGCTCTGGGCTGGACGACCTCGCAAATCCAGCGGGCAGCGGCTTCGCAGGAACGGATCAATGAGTTTCTGAATCAGAAAACGGACCTGATTTCTACGGAAAATCTGGAGAAAGAAATTGCGGGTGATGTGGAGTTTAAACACGTCACGTTCATTTACCCGGATTCGGGGATTGTGGCTTTGAAAAATTTCAACCTCCGCATCAAGGCGGGAGAAACTGTAGCAATCCTGGGCGGTACGGGTTCGGGTAAGAGTACGCTGGCCAGTTTACTCACGCGGATGTACGACGCTTCTTCGGGAGATATTCTGATTGACCAAACACCGATTCAATCGTATCAGATTCCGGCCTTACGTCGTCAGATGGGTTACGTACCGCAGGATGTCTTTTTGTTCTCGGATACAATTTCCAACAACGTTCGCTTTGGCTTGCCGGATCTTTCGCAGGAAAAAGTAGTTCAGGCGGTTCGGGATGCGGACTTGTACGCGAACATCGTAGACTTCCCCGAAGGATTCGACACCAAAATTGGTGAACGCGGGATTACGCTTTCCGGTGGACAGAAACAACGCCTCAGTATCGCCCGAGCCGTTGCTCGTGAACCTAAAATTTTGATTCTGGATGACTGCTTATCGGCGGTGGATACCCAAACGGAAGCGACGATTCTCAATAACTTAAAAGGCATCATGGCGAACCGCACCTCGGTCATTATCAGTCACCGGGTTTCTTCGGCTAAACTGGCCGATCAAATTGTACTGCTTGATGACGGTGCCATTGTGGAACAGGGTACGCACGAAGAATTGATGAAGCGAAATGGAGCGTATCGGGAACTTTACGAGAAACAGCTACAAGGTGAAGAGGCTTAA